The Streptomyces sp. NL15-2K genome contains a region encoding:
- a CDS encoding glutamate--cysteine ligase yields MTVRIGVEEEFHLVDVESGLLVPRAGAVLDRIRRPEFTTELQQSAVEWNSEVHTSLGALHADLARARRRLDAAASALGAAAVAAGTAPLARVTGEDITAAPRYRHMADAYRRVADEQLICSAQIHVDVPDRDTAVRAMCAVSPWLPPLLALSASSPFWLGMDTGYASWRTMVWQRWPTAGPVGCFAGAADYDAAVDGLIRTGVISDAGMVYYDVRPSTHLQTLEMRICDACPRTETVVLIAGLFRALVRDACERSAEPDADVCDGKHDWLRGAAWRAARSGLEGDLIEPVTRLPAPAPTVLRGMAERLRPALEASGDRDTVSDLLEDALAAGSVAHRLRRVAEADGLLAGVDLLVTETRGGRGRRRRPAPAVRRAVATNVGGP; encoded by the coding sequence GTGACCGTCCGCATAGGAGTAGAAGAAGAGTTCCACCTGGTCGACGTCGAGAGCGGGCTGCTCGTCCCACGCGCCGGAGCGGTCCTGGACCGGATACGCCGACCCGAGTTCACGACCGAACTGCAGCAGTCGGCCGTGGAGTGGAACAGCGAGGTCCACACCTCCCTGGGCGCTCTCCACGCCGACCTCGCCCGGGCACGGCGGCGGCTGGACGCGGCGGCCTCCGCGCTGGGAGCGGCCGCGGTGGCGGCCGGGACCGCGCCGCTGGCCCGGGTGACGGGCGAGGACATCACCGCCGCTCCCCGCTACCGGCACATGGCCGACGCATACCGCAGGGTCGCCGACGAGCAGCTGATCTGCAGCGCGCAGATCCACGTCGACGTACCCGACCGCGACACGGCCGTACGCGCCATGTGCGCGGTATCGCCCTGGCTGCCGCCCCTGCTGGCCCTGTCCGCCAGTTCCCCCTTCTGGCTCGGCATGGACACCGGCTACGCCAGCTGGCGCACGATGGTGTGGCAGCGCTGGCCCACCGCGGGCCCGGTGGGCTGCTTCGCCGGGGCCGCGGACTACGACGCCGCCGTGGACGGGCTGATCCGCACCGGGGTGATCAGTGACGCGGGCATGGTCTATTACGACGTACGGCCTTCCACGCATCTGCAGACGCTCGAGATGCGCATCTGCGACGCCTGCCCGCGCACCGAGACGGTGGTTCTCATCGCCGGGTTGTTCCGTGCCCTGGTCCGGGACGCCTGTGAACGGTCGGCGGAACCCGACGCCGACGTGTGCGACGGCAAGCACGACTGGCTGCGTGGCGCCGCCTGGCGGGCGGCGCGCTCGGGTCTGGAAGGAGACCTCATCGAACCGGTCACCCGCCTTCCGGCGCCCGCCCCCACGGTGCTGCGCGGGATGGCCGAACGGCTGCGCCCGGCCCTGGAAGCCTCCGGTGACCGCGACACCGTGTCGGACCTGCTCGAGGACGCCCTGGCGGCGGGCAGCGTCGCCCACCGGCTGCGCCGCGTGGCGGAGGCGGACGGCTTGCTCGCCGGCGTGGATCTGCTGGTCACCGAGACACGGGGCGGGCGCGGCCGACGCCGACGGCCGGCGCCCGCCGTCCGCAGAGCCGTCGCCACGAACGTGGGTGGTCCCTAG